A single Fibrobacter sp. UWH6 DNA region contains:
- a CDS encoding flotillin family protein — protein MSTETIIAIVGVLVLLFIILFFAAYIKAAPDEAVIVSGIQKQPRVIIGRAGFCIPFFERADHLSLQLIPIDVKTRNAVPTSDYINVVVDAVVNVKISDDPSRLRASAQNFLNKKPEQIKDMVVDVLEGNMREIVGQMKLVDMVSDRKQVSERVLENAIPDLEKLGIIVQTFNIQNFADSNGVIENLGVDKTVAIRKAAAISKANAERDISVAQSQAKKEANDAAVAADLEIAQKQNDLAVKKANLQKISDTEQAIADAAYKIQEQKQRREIEIANAEANIAKQEKEIEVREKMVAVRQKELEAEIQKKAEAERQAMIQKSEADLFQQQKDAEATRYTEEQRAVAITKVAEAEKQKAFAEAAAIKAKGEAEADAVKAKGIAEAEALDKKAEAMKKYGEAARQEMQLKTLEKFFEQLPAVASNIAKPMEKIGSITMYGEGNTAKLTEDITKTLSQITNGLTDSVGIDLKTIVGSMFGAKLAGVGGVKQIAEEKKDSDK, from the coding sequence ATGTCCACTGAAACAATCATCGCCATCGTTGGTGTGCTTGTCTTACTTTTCATCATCCTGTTCTTTGCCGCCTATATCAAGGCTGCACCGGATGAAGCCGTGATTGTATCTGGTATCCAGAAACAGCCTCGTGTTATCATTGGTCGCGCAGGTTTTTGCATTCCGTTCTTTGAACGTGCGGATCACCTGAGTTTGCAGCTTATTCCTATTGACGTGAAGACTCGTAATGCAGTCCCTACTTCTGATTACATCAATGTGGTTGTTGATGCTGTCGTGAACGTGAAGATTTCTGACGATCCTTCGAGGCTTAGGGCCTCTGCCCAGAACTTCTTGAACAAGAAGCCCGAACAGATCAAGGATATGGTGGTCGACGTTCTTGAAGGTAACATGCGTGAAATCGTGGGCCAGATGAAGCTGGTTGATATGGTGAGCGACCGTAAGCAGGTTTCTGAACGCGTCCTTGAAAATGCTATTCCGGATTTGGAAAAGCTGGGTATTATTGTGCAGACTTTCAATATCCAGAATTTTGCAGACAGCAATGGTGTTATCGAAAACTTGGGCGTAGACAAGACTGTGGCTATCCGCAAGGCAGCCGCCATTTCTAAGGCTAATGCTGAACGTGATATTAGTGTTGCCCAGTCTCAGGCCAAGAAGGAAGCTAACGATGCTGCTGTTGCCGCTGACCTGGAAATTGCTCAGAAGCAAAATGATCTGGCAGTGAAGAAGGCTAACCTGCAAAAGATTTCTGATACGGAACAGGCTATTGCTGATGCTGCCTATAAAATCCAGGAACAGAAGCAGCGTCGCGAAATTGAAATTGCCAATGCCGAAGCAAACATCGCTAAGCAGGAAAAGGAAATTGAAGTTCGCGAAAAGATGGTGGCTGTCCGCCAGAAGGAACTGGAAGCTGAAATTCAGAAGAAGGCCGAAGCTGAACGCCAGGCCATGATTCAGAAGTCTGAAGCCGACTTGTTCCAGCAACAGAAGGATGCTGAAGCAACCCGTTACACCGAGGAACAGCGCGCCGTGGCAATCACCAAGGTGGCAGAAGCAGAAAAGCAAAAGGCATTCGCTGAAGCAGCTGCTATCAAGGCCAAAGGTGAAGCTGAAGCAGACGCCGTGAAGGCCAAGGGTATTGCAGAAGCTGAAGCTCTGGACAAGAAGGCTGAAGCCATGAAGAAGTATGGTGAGGCCGCTCGTCAGGAAATGCAGCTGAAGACCTTGGAAAAATTCTTTGAACAGCTCCCTGCTGTGGCAAGCAACATCGCAAAGCCCATGGAAAAGATTGGAAGCATCACTATGTACGGCGAAGGCAATACCGCCAAGCTTACAGAAGATATTACCAAGACTCTTTCTCAGATCACCAACGGTCTTACCGATTCCGTAGGTATCGACTTGAAGACCATTGTGGGCAGCATGTTCGGTGCAAAGCTTGCAGGTGTGGGTGGTGTCAAGCAGATTGCTGAAGAAAAGAAAGATTCCGACAAGTAA
- a CDS encoding ATP-dependent 6-phosphofructokinase — protein sequence MTQEDILQNPSEYDLSIETVGVGTLKSPMKGIQFTSDSEQVSLTTDVNRLKHFYETNTPVPSLEAAGPRETIFHDPAWTRAGIVTCGGLCPGLNSVIKGLVQTLWFDYGVRNIFGIPYGYRGLNPQYGYSPKVLNPDVVDAIQEDGGTILGSSRGNQDAAVMVDTLMRLNINVLFCIGGDGTLRGAHDIAEEVKKRKQPISVIGIPKTIDNDLNLIDRTFGFETAVLSATDVITCAHNEANGAFNGLGLVKLMGRDSGFIAAYAALATTVVNICLVPEVPFTLEGLCKALESRYDNGKTHAVIAVAEGAGQELFNDQPERKDASGNILKNDIGEFLTRKIKEHFKNVGKEINIKYFDPSYMVRSTPAKGTDAIFCFQLAEAAVHAGMAGKTDMVVGSMNNVFSHVPIEYAVNERKKINPNGTLWHAVLGMTRQQDYFSGKGKGHK from the coding sequence ATGACTCAAGAAGATATTCTGCAGAATCCGTCTGAATATGATCTTTCTATTGAAACCGTTGGCGTGGGAACTCTGAAGTCCCCCATGAAGGGAATCCAGTTCACTTCTGATAGCGAACAGGTTAGCCTTACTACCGACGTAAACCGTCTGAAGCACTTCTACGAAACCAACACCCCGGTCCCCAGCCTGGAAGCTGCCGGCCCCCGCGAAACCATTTTCCACGACCCGGCCTGGACCCGTGCAGGCATCGTGACCTGCGGCGGCCTCTGCCCCGGCCTCAACAGCGTGATCAAGGGCCTCGTACAGACTCTGTGGTTTGATTACGGTGTCCGCAACATTTTCGGTATCCCTTACGGTTACCGCGGTCTCAACCCGCAGTACGGTTATTCTCCCAAGGTTCTGAACCCGGATGTGGTTGACGCCATCCAGGAAGACGGCGGCACCATTCTCGGTAGCTCCCGCGGTAACCAGGACGCAGCCGTCATGGTGGACACCTTGATGCGCCTCAACATCAACGTGCTTTTCTGTATCGGCGGTGACGGCACCCTCCGCGGCGCCCACGATATTGCCGAAGAAGTTAAAAAGCGTAAGCAGCCGATTTCCGTTATCGGCATTCCCAAGACTATTGATAACGACTTGAACCTGATCGACAGAACCTTCGGTTTCGAAACAGCAGTTCTCAGTGCTACCGACGTTATCACCTGCGCCCATAACGAAGCAAACGGTGCATTCAACGGTCTTGGCCTGGTAAAACTCATGGGTCGCGACTCCGGCTTCATCGCAGCATACGCAGCACTCGCCACCACCGTGGTGAACATCTGCCTGGTTCCCGAAGTTCCCTTTACTCTGGAAGGTCTCTGCAAGGCTCTTGAAAGCCGCTACGACAACGGCAAGACTCACGCCGTGATCGCTGTGGCCGAAGGCGCCGGCCAGGAACTGTTCAACGACCAGCCCGAACGCAAGGACGCCAGCGGCAACATCCTGAAGAACGACATTGGTGAATTCCTTACCCGAAAGATCAAGGAACACTTCAAGAACGTGGGCAAGGAAATCAACATCAAGTACTTCGACCCCAGCTACATGGTCCGCAGCACCCCGGCAAAGGGCACCGACGCCATCTTCTGCTTCCAGCTGGCTGAAGCCGCCGTACACGCTGGTATGGCCGGTAAGACCGACATGGTCGTCGGCAGCATGAACAATGTGTTCTCTCATGTTCCTATCGAATATGCTGTCAACGAACGTAAGAAGATCAACCCCAACGGAACCCTGTGGCACGCTGTTCTCGGTATGACCCGTCAGCAGGACTACTTCTCCGGCAAGGGCAAGGGCCACAAGTAA
- a CDS encoding cell wall metabolism sensor histidine kinase WalK, whose translation MRKISLKEALSYVKKHQAVIKERLVFISIFLIIAVPLTIIFVQSYRQARDLNERNVQEDIQKAFSTFELALLQDLNQENRRSYKAYGILNSIAVIGGSGSLLSDFFVFPDRIGPFCEYDPNYQCTKGLIGHFQISHNGDLLTPFYPDTTTLIGKSIWDNALFDHREERKKTRDQIQHLLDTLDIKNGLPKRATQMMDSTETIDQLYDEMPDFALPVRTETTSEDEAITYIAETQKDDSTLQTDLLAFSGANTNVDISNFQARAINDTIVFYRRILIGKMPVIQGFAVDMFRYLNFIAQDKLKDYVYSPYAIEISLNGQTISTIGRRTSSHYLKKFFFLAKPYDSIRFSMFASEATNIGSMVTLISGIILLIFIAIALWTIYRFIQSKMALATKRQDFVSAITHELKTPLTAIKMYAELLQNSWVVSDEKRQKYYNQIASEADRLSRLIQNVLNLSKLDGNRWNVQLRRERPKAVLDDFIATYSKNVEKQGFELTVSSDTDASNIALLIDRDAIMQILMNLVDNSLKFSKKSDYKMINIELAIKGTDMYLAVRDFGPGIPASEMKKVFQEFYRVENEMTRQTSGTGIGLSMVKKLCTLTNLKIELENANPGLRTKIHFPPLDL comes from the coding sequence ATGCGAAAGATAAGTCTCAAAGAAGCTCTCTCATACGTTAAAAAGCACCAGGCGGTCATCAAGGAACGCCTGGTGTTTATTTCCATTTTCCTGATTATCGCAGTTCCGCTGACGATCATATTCGTGCAGTCTTACCGTCAGGCTCGAGACCTTAACGAACGCAACGTCCAGGAAGATATCCAGAAGGCCTTTTCCACGTTTGAACTTGCCTTGTTGCAGGACCTGAACCAGGAAAACCGCCGTTCCTATAAAGCCTACGGCATCTTGAACTCCATTGCCGTCATTGGCGGAAGCGGAAGCCTGCTCTCTGACTTTTTCGTATTCCCCGACCGCATCGGTCCGTTCTGCGAATACGACCCCAACTATCAATGTACCAAAGGCTTGATTGGTCACTTCCAGATTTCCCATAACGGAGATCTGCTTACACCGTTCTACCCGGATACAACAACCCTTATCGGCAAGTCCATCTGGGACAACGCGCTGTTCGACCACCGCGAAGAACGTAAAAAGACCCGCGACCAGATTCAGCACCTCCTGGACACCCTGGACATCAAGAACGGTCTTCCCAAGCGAGCCACCCAGATGATGGACTCCACGGAAACCATCGACCAGCTGTACGATGAAATGCCCGACTTCGCCCTCCCCGTGAGAACGGAAACCACATCGGAAGACGAAGCTATCACCTATATCGCCGAAACCCAGAAGGATGACTCCACTCTGCAGACGGACCTGCTGGCATTCTCCGGGGCAAATACCAACGTCGACATTTCCAACTTCCAGGCAAGGGCCATTAACGATACGATCGTCTTCTACAGACGAATCCTTATCGGTAAGATGCCCGTTATTCAGGGTTTTGCCGTAGACATGTTCCGTTACCTGAACTTTATCGCTCAGGACAAACTAAAAGACTACGTCTATTCCCCTTACGCCATCGAAATTTCCCTGAACGGTCAGACGATTTCTACCATCGGTCGTAGAACATCTTCCCATTACCTGAAGAAGTTCTTCTTCTTAGCCAAGCCCTACGATAGCATTCGATTCTCTATGTTCGCCAGCGAAGCGACGAACATCGGAAGCATGGTCACCCTGATTTCGGGAATCATCCTGCTGATCTTTATCGCAATCGCCCTCTGGACCATCTACCGTTTCATCCAAAGTAAGATGGCTCTGGCCACCAAGCGTCAGGACTTCGTTTCTGCAATTACCCACGAGCTGAAAACGCCTCTTACCGCCATCAAGATGTATGCGGAACTCCTGCAGAATTCCTGGGTGGTCAGCGACGAGAAACGACAGAAGTATTATAACCAGATCGCCAGCGAAGCCGACAGACTTTCCCGACTGATCCAGAATGTGCTGAACCTTTCAAAACTGGATGGCAACCGCTGGAACGTGCAGCTACGCAGGGAACGCCCCAAGGCTGTGCTAGACGACTTTATCGCCACCTACAGCAAGAACGTAGAAAAGCAGGGTTTCGAGCTGACCGTTTCTTCGGATACGGATGCAAGCAACATCGCATTGCTAATTGACCGCGATGCCATTATGCAGATTCTGATGAACCTGGTGGACAATTCCCTGAAGTTCAGCAAGAAGTCGGACTACAAGATGATCAATATCGAATTGGCCATCAAGGGTACTGACATGTACCTTGCGGTCCGTGACTTCGGCCCCGGTATTCCTGCCTCCGAAATGAAGAAGGTGTTCCAGGAATTCTACCGCGTCGAAAACGAAATGACCCGCCAGACAAGTGGAACAGGTATCGGTCTTTCCATGGTCAAGAAGCTCTGCACCCTGACCAACCTGAAGATCGAACTGGAAAACGCAAATCCCGGTTTGCGCACCAAGATTCACTTCCCGCCGCTGGACCTTTAG
- a CDS encoding response regulator transcription factor, giving the protein MTQNTSSTNILIIEDEIAIAEGLIDLCELNGYRVKHVINGEDGLAEALTGQYGLVLLDLMLPGMDGFTVCDKIREQDKSLPIIILSAKNADEDIINGLKFGADDYIPKPFSVPMLLARIEAVLRRSRQSMENEGKLVAGNLKVNFREYTGTRGDEELAFTRKEIEILEYLWTNRDHAVPRSELLRKVWGYENAESVDTRTVDIHITKLRKKIEDDPSHPKLLVTFRGEGYQMRSAPECER; this is encoded by the coding sequence ATGACTCAGAATACTAGCAGCACAAACATTCTCATTATCGAAGACGAAATCGCCATCGCAGAAGGCCTCATCGACCTCTGCGAGCTGAATGGCTACCGCGTCAAGCACGTAATCAACGGCGAAGACGGCCTCGCAGAAGCCCTGACCGGCCAGTACGGTCTTGTACTTCTGGACCTGATGCTCCCGGGCATGGACGGCTTTACCGTTTGCGACAAGATCCGCGAACAGGACAAGAGCCTGCCCATCATCATCCTTTCTGCAAAGAATGCCGACGAAGACATCATCAACGGTCTCAAGTTCGGTGCTGACGACTATATTCCGAAGCCGTTCTCTGTTCCCATGCTCCTGGCCCGTATCGAAGCAGTGCTCCGCCGTAGCCGTCAGAGCATGGAAAACGAAGGCAAGCTTGTTGCCGGTAACCTCAAGGTGAACTTCCGCGAATACACCGGTACCCGCGGTGACGAAGAACTGGCATTTACCCGCAAGGAAATCGAAATTCTCGAATACTTGTGGACTAACCGCGACCACGCCGTTCCCCGTTCCGAACTGCTCCGCAAGGTCTGGGGTTACGAAAATGCTGAATCCGTGGATACCCGTACCGTGGACATCCACATCACCAAGCTCCGCAAGAAGATTGAAGACGATCCTTCTCACCCGAAACTGCTGGTGACCTTCCGCGGTGAAGGCTATCAGATGCGCTCTGCACCCGAATGCGAAAGATAA